The DNA window CATGGCTTCATTTCCGTTTCTCATACAACTTGTTGTTAACTCTTCTGAAAATGAGACCATATATCCATGTGTTTAGTGTTCATTAACATACATTCCTATTGTACAATCTATTAGCTTGACCATTTTTGTGCGATTTTGGAAATGCTTTGATCTTTATCCTGAAAGATTATATATTTTCAATCTGTATTGATATCTACCTTAGCttacactttaaaaaataattaattaatataaAATGTCAGAAGGAATTCTCATTCTAGACTGATAGAGTCATTGGGATTATCCGTTTgaaccaaaaagaaaaatatcttgACAGTAGATGTTCAATATTGCCTGCTTATTGTTGAAACTACTGCAAATTCTGCACAAAAAACCACCAGAATATCCCAAGAATTTgattgttttcagtgggagaaaatgttagatgaactgaatcaaccttttgggatttccttacctgaatGATTGATCATCGTGTAATTATGTGACAGATAGCTGTCGTTAGCCATTTTATGAAACTGTCATATTTAGGcttgaaaagcaaacaaaattttacaatttctgtatttaaaaattCCAACAAAATAACCTGTAAAAATGTCTAAAGATATCAGAGTAGTGGAGTTTTTGAAGCTTAAAGTCACGAGTATTTATAGAAGttcttttccttccttctttgAGTGTTTAAATCTGAGAGAATATGTACAGTGTtgctaaatgtgtttttgtatttatttgacaGCATTACAAGTTGTACAGACAGAAGCAGTAGATAAATCACCTCAGGACGTCTTTGGATACCTCGGAGAAAACATCACATTGCCCTCAGCAGTCGACTCATCGTGGAATCTCACCAGAATTGAGTGGTCAATATTCACCAACATCACTTTGATTGCCACTTATCGCAATgggaaaataaacactgaacGTGTCCCTCAGTACACAGGGAGACTCACTCTTAACACAACATCAGGTGACATTTATCAGCTTTTTTATTGCAAAGGAATTgtagttttatttctttcttgaTTTGGTTTcaatgtattttattctataGGTGACCTAACAATTCACAAACTGAAGGAAGGTGATGCCATTGAATACACTGTAGAAGTCTTCAACAGTGAGGGTAAACGCAAAACGAATCAGATCAAAATTACGGCAAAACGTAAgtgatgtataaataaaactgtattaatAATGAAATCCTttatattttgacttttttgttgTATCATCTCAATCAACCATCTCTTATTTATCTTATTTAAAGATTTGCAGCATTTATGGACTATTACAGACTATTTTGAATGCACCCATGcttcataaatataaaatttagCCGTCTACAATCAAATATACTGCTTGGTTTAAATTAAGCTATGCAGGCTTGTCTTTACTTTGTGTGAATTTATCATTTTCACTCTCCATCCTTGCAGAAAGGCTCCAGCAGCCATCCATCCAGATAGTCACGAGTACATCTGTAGAAAGTGGCTGTTTAATGGTGGTGAACTGCTCTTCTCTGGATGAGGGTGTTAATCTCTCCTGGGGTGTTGAACCAGTCAGTGTGCTCACCATCAACAAGAGTCATCCCAGTGACAGCTCTGCACAGCTTTTTGCATTTGTCAACACCAAAGAGAACTTTGCCAGTTTTACCTGCATCTCcagcagagacacagagagtgtTTCATCCAAACCTGTCACACCAAAGTGTGAGAGTAAGATCTGTGGTAAGTTGTTGAATGGGACACATTCTTTAACATATAAGCACAACATAGGCTGAGATGAAGATTAAACAAAAGATCCTGTATCAGTAACCAGTAGTGGTGTCAATGCATCCTTTGCTGGAAGGActctaaactgaaactaaaacgGACAAACCAGTTGACACAGATAATTCACATATCTGATGATTATGTTTTTGCTTCCTCTGTATAGATTCAAATTGTACAACTCCACCTTCACCCACAACAGAGACACAGTACTGTGCTGGAAAAATTGTTATTTGGGTCTTTGCCACTTTTGGAATATGTGGCATCATATTTTATATGATTTATCGTTATCGAGGTAagtggaaaaataaatcacCTCCAGAAGAAAATGTTTATTCAGTTTCCTCCTCTGTGTGCAGAGCAGTAGAGAGCATTGAAGATAATATGAGGTTAGACCCTCTTTTGGCAACTGTCATGTATTTTAGTATAATTTTCTGACATTGTCTTTTAATGTTATATTCTGCCAACTGAAGACTGGAGACAGGGTagaaggaaaacaggttttaatgTCCATCTTTCTTGATGTTACAGTGCAATCATACAGCCCGCAGGGTGACTTGTCATGTATAACTCAGACTGTTGTTACTCTGGTACAACGAAGACGAGGAGGTAATTTCATAACACACTTTACAGCagatttaaaacacacattaccAGAAATATGGCAAAAATGCAAACTGTTCTGATACTGTGAGATCATTGCTGACTAATACAATAGTAGATTAtatttcttgttattttttagTTGAATTTAATGAGAGTGTGTGTTTTCCAGCGCAAAGAAGAACTGACAATCCTGGAGAGGCTTTACAAAACCAGGAAGACCAAGGTGAGCAAATGGGCAAATAGTGAAGTTAGGTGGGAAAACAATGCTTATTTTTtcataaaataattttacataCATTTCATCAATACTTTCCAATAACACACTTAAAAATGCCATTTGAAACTCTAAACATTTTGATATGAAGAGGAGCAGTTTACATGATTCATATCACTCTAAACAGCTTGAAtagctcactgattctgatgtttcggcgggtccgcgctttgtgatTAAGCCCTTTTTGCGcttgattctgaagctgcaggttttatctcTCTACAAACTatttgactgaaccagcagcaaaagaagatccaaacttcacataaacatcgtcatgaattccgtCTTACttgtgctgttttgcttccaccacgataaaatcacacttcatgcacagctctctctctctctctctccctctctctctctccctctctctctctctcacagtaCACTTCAAGAACAgcttcccgtctaaaaatctgttttgtgaattattcgcttgcttgttatgcacaagtctaccgttgtttacagcgctgttggTGGCTGTTACTTCTaaaaagaaagcctcatttctgcagttcaatactgaacaaacttaaactttttaaaattatgcaaaattgcaaaatgctTGGCtatgtctctaataaaacctctgtaactttgctctgcttcactttagcagcatcaggtaatgttcatatgttgattaatggttttctttcgtttgtCATCTACTGCagattatttttataaaatcccaggccaggaaaatgaccttgatgtttttctgtgttttatcctcagctattttgacacaaaggcatctgctgtgatgcttacacacctttgataaagtctcgcaACTGTCAGCTTTcattttatagatataaaaatatggaaatgtactgatgcatgatctgaattataatatttctgaggcaaaatttccctgattcaaatcgaattgaatcgaatcgtagAGCGAATTGACTTTATAGACACTTTACCTGAAATATAGCAAAAGTGCAAACTGTTCTGACAATGTGAGCTTTTACTTACTTGTTCCCCAAGCAGCATTGCAAACGTTAGCTCATATAGGCCAGATAGAGATTATTAGCTAATTTTCAGAACCACTAGTTTGCTG is part of the Maylandia zebra isolate NMK-2024a linkage group LG3, Mzebra_GT3a, whole genome shotgun sequence genome and encodes:
- the LOC101472919 gene encoding uncharacterized protein LOC101472919, producing the protein MYQIKEDGDLTIHNLKQSDASEYTVEVFNSEGEDFYSEGEDKVHQVTAKPLQVVQTEAVDKSPQDVFGYLGENITLPSAVDSSWNLTRIEWSIFTNITLIATYRNGKINTERVPQYTGRLTLNTTSGDLTIHKLKEGDAIEYTVEVFNSEGKRKTNQIKITAKQRLQQPSIQIVTSTSVESGCLMVVNCSSLDEGVNLSWGVEPVSVLTINKSHPSDSSAQLFAFVNTKENFASFTCISSRDTESVSSKPVTPKCESKICDSNCTTPPSPTTETQYCAGKIVIWVFATFGICGIIFYMIYRYRVQSYSPQGDLSCITQTVVTLVQRRRGAQRRTDNPGEALQNQEDQVHLQIQEATSENDVSSRCPASAVAVQRQTEEEQKRNQNEDSNKRASEQKETIQHKEENRELEQEHEEQVSRMSQQPQQEFLNECEDMTEDKWQTTIVFD